A genomic window from bacterium includes:
- the hydF gene encoding [FeFe] hydrogenase H-cluster maturation GTPase HydF, translating into MQDTPQGMRMHIGIFGRRNVGKSTLLNAVTGQDVAIVSEIPGTTTDVVSKPIELKPIGPVIFLDTAGLDDTGSLGNKRIEKTMAAMDRVDMAFVVLDTQWGQPEHKVIQQLKQRKIPFIVVINKSDLGSPASDLVGKSLENNETPVLVSAKTGTGIDILRKAIVDHAPESFFNDLPIVADLIGPGDTVIMVVPVDLEAPKGRLILPQVQVIREVLDCDAKALVVKERELLDLLDNLKHPPQLVITDSQAILKVNADVPASVPLTGFSVLFARWKGDLETFVKGTQTIDHLKPGDRILILESCSHHPIGEDIGRVKIPRWLMQYVGGDLLFEHEAGHDFPADLSSYRLIIHCGACMTNRREVLTRILRAQEAGVPIANYGLVIAKSLGVFERILSPFPGIQDLLDHPPA; encoded by the coding sequence ATGCAGGATACCCCCCAAGGCATGCGGATGCACATCGGCATTTTCGGAAGAAGGAATGTCGGGAAGTCGACACTTTTAAATGCCGTCACCGGCCAGGACGTTGCAATTGTATCGGAGATACCCGGCACCACAACCGATGTTGTCAGCAAACCCATTGAACTCAAACCGATTGGTCCGGTGATTTTTTTAGACACGGCAGGCTTGGATGATACCGGATCGCTCGGTAACAAGCGTATTGAAAAAACAATGGCAGCCATGGATCGCGTGGATATGGCATTTGTCGTATTGGATACACAATGGGGCCAGCCCGAACACAAAGTCATTCAACAATTGAAACAAAGAAAAATACCTTTTATTGTTGTCATCAATAAATCTGATCTGGGATCCCCGGCTTCGGATCTGGTCGGAAAGTCCCTGGAAAATAATGAAACCCCGGTTTTGGTTTCTGCGAAAACCGGTACAGGTATTGATATTTTGCGCAAAGCCATTGTGGATCATGCACCGGAATCTTTTTTCAATGACCTCCCGATTGTTGCGGACCTTATCGGCCCGGGTGATACGGTGATTATGGTTGTGCCGGTAGATCTTGAAGCGCCCAAAGGACGATTAATTCTCCCGCAAGTACAAGTGATTCGTGAAGTACTGGATTGTGATGCCAAAGCGCTGGTGGTGAAGGAACGTGAGTTGTTGGATCTTTTAGATAATCTTAAACATCCGCCGCAACTTGTTATCACCGATTCGCAAGCGATCTTGAAGGTCAATGCAGATGTTCCGGCCTCGGTTCCCTTGACTGGATTTTCCGTTCTTTTTGCGCGATGGAAAGGGGACTTGGAAACGTTTGTGAAAGGGACGCAGACAATTGATCACCTGAAACCCGGCGACCGCATTTTAATTCTGGAATCTTGCAGCCATCATCCGATCGGTGAGGATATCGGACGTGTGAAAATACCCAGATGGCTGATGCAATATGTGGGTGGTGATCTTTTATTTGAGCATGAAGCGGGTCATGATTTTCCAGCAGACTTATCTTCTTATCGACTGATCATTCACTGTGGTGCCTGCATGACCAATCGCAGGGAAGTTCTGACCAGGATTTTACGGGCGCAGGAAGCGGGTGTCCCGATCGCTAATTATGGATTGGTGATTGCCAAATCGCTTGGTGTATTTGAACGGATTCTATCACCTTTTCCAGGAATACAGGATTTGTTGGATCATCCCCCTGCCTGA
- a CDS encoding nucleoside deaminase, with amino-acid sequence MQQAIKSAIAGIEKGQTPFGACIVKDGVVLARSHNKVWKNKDITAHAEVEVIRKVCKKLQTVHLPGTTIYSTCEPCPMCFSACHWAGISRIVYGAGIADAEKSGFRELRISNSKMLALSGSPMKITKHILRDACVDLFDRWRRSAKSQTY; translated from the coding sequence ATGCAACAGGCGATCAAAAGTGCGATCGCGGGTATTGAAAAAGGCCAAACACCCTTTGGTGCCTGTATTGTAAAAGACGGGGTGGTCCTGGCGCGAAGTCACAATAAAGTATGGAAAAATAAGGATATTACAGCACATGCCGAGGTTGAAGTAATTCGCAAGGTGTGCAAGAAACTTCAAACGGTTCATTTGCCGGGCACGACAATTTACTCGACGTGCGAACCGTGTCCGATGTGTTTTAGCGCGTGTCACTGGGCGGGAATTTCGCGCATTGTTTATGGTGCGGGGATTGCGGATGCAGAAAAATCCGGTTTTCGCGAGTTGCGTATTTCCAATTCTAAAATGCTGGCACTCTCGGGAAGTCCGATGAAAATTACGAAGCATATCTTGCGCGATGCTTGCGTGGATTTGTTTGACCGCTGGCGCCGGAGCGCAAAAAGTCAGACGTATTGA
- a CDS encoding aspartate ammonia-lyase, producing MGTESRIEKDILGVREIPGDEYWGIHTARAFENFSISGRKIPRELIIAFANVKRACAVTNNKLGYLDRHISEAIEKACREIEENDLISSIIVDAYQGGAGTSTNLNMCEVVANRALEIMKHQKGDYRKCDPLEHVNLHQSTNDTYPTALRIAVFRLLKKLEQNITILQESFQEKEKEFAKCIKIARTELMDAVPMTLGRSFGAWAEVLSRDRWRIFKCTERIRVINLGGTAIGTGMGAPQDYVFRVADELRVITDLPLSRAENLLEATQNQDALVEVMGMLKTHAMNLMKISGDLRMMAMGPDGGIGEIHLPAVQSGSSIMPNKINPVMAEMITQVAIQVSGHEHAVAWALGSGQMELNAFLPLVALDMIESLVILGNANFLMAEKCVKGITADEEQCRGHAIRSRAIATVLVPVVGYHKATEVAKHMQDNNCDFITAAHKITRLSLEACEALITPEAVNALGTIRKGKKEHE from the coding sequence ATGGGGACGGAAAGTCGAATAGAGAAGGATATTTTAGGAGTTCGGGAAATTCCCGGGGATGAGTATTGGGGAATTCACACTGCACGCGCTTTTGAGAATTTTAGTATCTCAGGCAGAAAAATCCCCCGAGAGCTCATTATTGCATTTGCAAATGTAAAGCGGGCTTGTGCAGTAACAAACAATAAGCTTGGTTACCTGGATAGGCATATCTCTGAGGCGATCGAAAAAGCATGTCGGGAAATTGAGGAAAATGATTTGATTTCAAGCATTATTGTAGACGCCTATCAAGGTGGTGCCGGAACGAGTACGAATTTAAATATGTGTGAAGTAGTCGCAAATCGTGCGCTTGAAATAATGAAACATCAAAAGGGTGATTATAGAAAGTGTGATCCTTTGGAGCATGTTAATTTACATCAATCCACAAACGACACCTATCCAACAGCTCTTAGAATAGCTGTTTTTAGACTATTGAAGAAATTAGAACAAAATATAACGATTTTACAGGAATCCTTTCAGGAGAAGGAAAAAGAATTCGCAAAATGTATCAAAATTGCCCGGACTGAGCTTATGGATGCAGTTCCCATGACGCTGGGAAGGAGTTTTGGTGCCTGGGCTGAAGTTTTGAGCCGGGATCGATGGCGGATTTTTAAGTGCACTGAGAGAATTCGGGTTATTAATCTGGGTGGAACAGCCATAGGGACGGGAATGGGGGCTCCGCAGGACTATGTTTTTAGAGTAGCTGATGAATTGCGAGTCATAACTGATTTACCGCTATCAAGAGCTGAAAATTTATTAGAGGCGACCCAGAATCAGGATGCTCTGGTTGAAGTCATGGGCATGCTAAAAACCCATGCAATGAATTTAATGAAAATCTCCGGAGATTTGAGAATGATGGCAATGGGGCCGGATGGAGGGATCGGGGAAATTCATTTACCGGCAGTCCAGAGCGGCTCGTCAATTATGCCGAACAAAATTAATCCGGTGATGGCGGAAATGATCACGCAAGTTGCCATCCAGGTTTCCGGGCATGAGCATGCTGTTGCCTGGGCACTGGGATCCGGCCAAATGGAACTAAATGCTTTTCTTCCATTGGTCGCGCTGGATATGATAGAGTCGCTGGTAATATTAGGGAATGCGAATTTTCTCATGGCGGAAAAATGTGTGAAGGGAATTACGGCTGATGAAGAGCAATGCCGTGGACATGCGATTCGCAGCCGGGCCATTGCAACGGTTTTGGTTCCGGTGGTGGGATATCACAAAGCGACCGAGGTTGCGAAACACATGCAAGACAACAATTGTGATTTTATAACAGCTGCTCACAAAATAACCAGGCTTTCGTTGGAAGCGTGTGAGGCACTCATTACGCCGGAAGCGGTTAATGCACTGGGCACGATTCGGAAAGGGAAAAAGGAACATGAATAA
- the hydE gene encoding [FeFe] hydrogenase H-cluster radical SAM maturase HydE, with amino-acid sequence MRLNKRDIVEWLTTKDKRKLNKLWNTANAVREKYVGDEVHFRGIIEISNYCVRHCLYCGIRGERRDIHRYHMTDRAIKSCIRKIEKFGYGTVVIQAGESPRIIPNDISELVRWIKQNTSLAITLSLGEQPYEVLKEWKGQGADRYLLKIETTDKKLLEKIHPGEPFGSRKENISRLKQLGYEVGSGIMIGIPGQTYTSVAKDILWFKRMDIDMIGIGPFIPHPDTPLATYRFAPRNQIPGDELTVNKAIALTRIKCKEANMPATTALASINLASGRENALFHGANVVMPNVTPIKYRKYYEIYPSKACIRETADLCSTCMTNRMKRVGRKIGTGVGARQHSTKRQ; translated from the coding sequence ATGCGTCTAAATAAACGAGATATAGTTGAATGGTTGACCACAAAGGATAAACGAAAATTAAATAAACTATGGAATACTGCCAATGCGGTTCGTGAAAAATATGTTGGTGATGAAGTTCATTTTCGCGGCATCATCGAGATTTCAAATTATTGTGTCCGCCATTGTCTGTATTGCGGCATACGCGGAGAGAGAAGGGATATTCATCGGTATCATATGACGGATCGGGCAATCAAATCTTGTATCAGAAAAATCGAAAAATTCGGATATGGTACTGTTGTCATTCAAGCTGGAGAGAGCCCTAGAATTATACCGAACGATATAAGCGAGCTGGTTCGCTGGATAAAGCAAAATACCAGTCTTGCGATCACACTTTCACTTGGAGAGCAACCATATGAAGTTTTGAAAGAATGGAAAGGACAAGGTGCTGATCGGTATCTTTTAAAAATCGAGACCACAGATAAAAAATTGCTGGAAAAAATCCATCCTGGTGAGCCGTTCGGTTCTCGAAAGGAGAACATTTCACGACTTAAGCAGCTCGGGTATGAAGTTGGCTCTGGAATTATGATTGGAATTCCCGGTCAGACTTATACTAGTGTTGCCAAAGACATTTTATGGTTCAAGCGCATGGACATTGATATGATTGGCATTGGACCTTTTATCCCGCACCCTGATACGCCGCTGGCAACCTATCGTTTTGCACCCAGAAATCAAATTCCAGGCGATGAATTAACCGTTAATAAGGCCATTGCACTCACCAGGATTAAATGCAAAGAAGCAAATATGCCGGCCACGACGGCATTGGCCAGTATAAACCTCGCGTCTGGAAGAGAGAATGCGCTTTTTCACGGTGCAAACGTGGTAATGCCCAATGTAACACCCATTAAGTATAGAAAATACTATGAAATATATCCAAGCAAAGCATGCATTCGGGAGACAGCTGATCTTTGCTCAACCTGCATGACAAATCGAATGAAAAGAGTTGGTAGAAAAATAGGCACTGGAGTGGGTGCACGACAACATAGTACGAAAAGACAATAA
- a CDS encoding [FeFe] hydrogenase, group A has product MDSRSVHQENVSECGKNARSPLSQRLNEDDRTRGIADEGIQVSVTIDEHTFDVPVRTTILDAAKHVNVHIPTLCYHPDLCVAGVCRICVVEVEGQRTLQTACSYPITEPIKIYTSTPKVRRARRHILDLMLSDHYGECYSCVRNNNCELQSLAKEYGVDFYRFGHVQEPKTEVDNSSYAVVRDMNKCILCRRCVRTCIDLQEVGVLEAIDRGFDSRITTFMDKPLSDVICINCGQCINRCPTGALRANDPSDDIWAAIDNPDKHVIIQTAPSPRAAIGEEFGLKPGTSVTREMNTALKRCGFDKVFDTNFSADLTIIEEGTELLVRLKGVLLDKDESVILPQFTSCSPGWVKYLEHFYPEYIPNMSSAKSPQQMFGAVMKTYYAEKHNIDPKDIVTVALMPCSAKKFECNRPEMSDSGFKDIDYGLTTREMAQMIQEAGIDLPSLPKSDFDDPFGEASGAGLIFGATGGVMEAALRTVVELVTGLKAEQIFENLKIEPVRGFEGIKYMELKIPQVGPVPEILKNLKIPNWDFLNGATLKVAVAHGTANAHKVMENIKAGGKFSECHFIEFMACPGGCLGGGGQPIPTSPEIRAARAAAIYAEDESLEIRKSHENPHVLKVYEEYLTNGPCSKKSHELLHTHYTNRGKAIV; this is encoded by the coding sequence ATGGATAGCAGATCCGTTCATCAGGAAAATGTTTCAGAATGCGGTAAAAATGCACGTTCGCCCTTAAGTCAGCGATTAAATGAGGATGATCGGACACGTGGCATAGCTGATGAGGGTATTCAAGTATCTGTGACGATTGATGAGCATACTTTTGATGTTCCTGTCAGAACTACAATTCTTGACGCTGCAAAACATGTGAATGTTCACATTCCGACGCTTTGTTACCATCCGGATTTATGTGTTGCCGGGGTTTGTAGAATTTGCGTTGTTGAGGTGGAAGGTCAGCGAACACTTCAGACTGCCTGTTCTTATCCAATCACTGAGCCGATTAAAATTTATACTTCAACTCCAAAAGTACGTCGAGCAAGGCGGCATATCCTTGATTTAATGCTGTCTGACCATTATGGTGAGTGTTACTCCTGTGTGCGTAACAATAATTGTGAATTACAATCACTAGCAAAGGAATATGGGGTTGATTTCTATAGGTTTGGGCATGTCCAGGAGCCTAAAACCGAGGTGGATAATTCATCCTACGCTGTTGTCCGGGATATGAATAAGTGCATTTTATGCAGACGGTGTGTCAGAACATGTATTGATCTTCAGGAAGTCGGTGTTTTAGAGGCAATTGATAGGGGATTCGATAGTCGAATAACCACTTTTATGGATAAACCACTCTCTGATGTTATTTGTATTAATTGTGGACAGTGTATCAACCGCTGTCCGACCGGTGCTTTGAGAGCAAATGACCCCTCAGATGATATCTGGGCTGCTATTGATAATCCCGATAAACATGTAATTATCCAAACTGCACCGAGTCCCAGAGCAGCGATTGGGGAGGAGTTTGGCCTTAAACCAGGGACATCCGTAACCCGGGAAATGAATACTGCGTTAAAAAGATGCGGATTTGATAAAGTGTTTGACACTAATTTCTCAGCAGATCTTACTATTATTGAAGAAGGAACTGAGTTACTGGTAAGACTAAAAGGAGTATTGCTGGATAAAGATGAATCAGTTATATTGCCTCAATTCACATCTTGTTCGCCAGGATGGGTAAAATACTTGGAACATTTCTATCCTGAATATATTCCTAATATGAGTTCGGCTAAAAGCCCCCAGCAGATGTTTGGGGCTGTCATGAAGACATATTATGCTGAAAAGCATAATATCGATCCGAAGGATATTGTGACAGTTGCGCTCATGCCTTGCTCAGCTAAGAAATTTGAATGCAACCGACCGGAAATGTCGGATTCTGGATTTAAGGATATTGACTATGGTCTGACAACACGTGAAATGGCACAAATGATTCAAGAGGCTGGTATTGATCTTCCGTCACTACCGAAGAGTGATTTTGATGATCCATTTGGTGAGGCTTCAGGTGCTGGTTTGATTTTTGGAGCAACTGGCGGTGTTATGGAGGCAGCCTTGCGGACAGTCGTTGAATTGGTAACCGGTCTTAAGGCAGAACAGATATTTGAGAATTTGAAAATTGAGCCGGTCCGGGGTTTTGAGGGAATCAAATATATGGAACTTAAGATCCCTCAGGTTGGACCTGTACCTGAGATCCTGAAGAACCTCAAAATTCCCAATTGGGACTTTCTCAATGGTGCAACCCTCAAGGTCGCTGTTGCACACGGAACTGCCAACGCACACAAAGTGATGGAGAATATCAAGGCTGGGGGAAAATTTTCCGAGTGTCATTTTATTGAATTCATGGCATGTCCGGGAGGATGTCTTGGGGGTGGCGGCCAGCCTATCCCAACATCCCCTGAAATCAGGGCAGCCAGAGCCGCAGCCATCTACGCTGAGGATGAATCACTGGAAATACGCAAGTCACATGAGAATCCTCATGTTCTCAAGGTCTATGAGGAGTATTTAACTAACGGACCCTGTAGTAAGAAGAGTCACGAGCTATTGCATACGCATTATACCAATAGGGGTAAGGCAATTGTATAA
- a CDS encoding NAD(P)H-dependent oxidoreductase subunit E: MLESERLRLSQEIEDLAAKHKNRREGLLPILQAIKVKHHHISDFAMQEVARLLSIHPVEVYGVVSFYSFLSTKPQGNFVIRLCRTISCELAGKESVARQLENELGIQFGQTTKNGRFSLFWANCLGMCDQGPALLVNDYVFTNVTAEKVYDIIEICRKSFGVYASEGEKKIQSENPVQSNVKVEKSRGALSKIELNKGLKEALKIGPEKIIQAIEASGLKGRGGAGFPTSIKWKLASDATGDCKYVVCNADEGEPGTFKDRVLITDYSDLMLEGVTIAGIAIGAKNGIIYLRGEYSYLHKNLLNTIEKRKNDQLLGDNILGNKGVTFNVDVRIGSGAYVCGEETALIESLEGQRGEPRNRPPFPVNTGYNGNPTIVNNVETFTMVPHILAKGPEWLRKEGTEKSRGMKLFSVSGDCKVSGIFEMPYGVTITELLEVVGGEDAKAVQVGGAAGRCVPRSEFGHTIAFEDIPTGGSIIVFGPNTDMLNVVKNFIEFFNEESCGQCTPCRIGNARLLEGVDMLLKGQCSIKYLREIQGLGKTMQLASKCGLGQTAPNIFLDITKHFKDEILGRKKQMSEVN; encoded by the coding sequence ATGCTTGAGAGTGAACGCTTACGACTTAGTCAGGAAATTGAGGATTTGGCAGCCAAACATAAAAATCGTCGTGAGGGGTTGTTGCCCATTTTGCAGGCAATCAAGGTCAAGCATCATCATATTAGTGATTTTGCCATGCAGGAAGTTGCCCGCTTATTGTCCATCCATCCTGTTGAAGTCTATGGTGTTGTGAGTTTCTATTCCTTTTTATCAACCAAACCCCAAGGAAATTTTGTAATTCGATTATGTAGAACGATATCCTGTGAATTAGCCGGCAAGGAATCTGTTGCCCGGCAATTAGAGAATGAATTGGGCATTCAGTTTGGCCAGACGACCAAGAATGGACGTTTCTCATTATTTTGGGCCAATTGTCTGGGAATGTGCGATCAGGGTCCTGCCTTGTTGGTTAATGACTATGTTTTTACTAATGTTACAGCTGAAAAAGTCTATGATATTATTGAAATATGCCGGAAAAGTTTTGGTGTATACGCATCTGAGGGCGAAAAGAAAATTCAGAGCGAGAATCCTGTTCAATCCAATGTGAAAGTAGAAAAATCAAGAGGCGCATTATCGAAAATTGAATTAAATAAGGGTCTTAAGGAAGCATTGAAAATAGGTCCGGAGAAAATTATTCAAGCGATTGAAGCATCCGGTCTGAAAGGACGAGGTGGTGCTGGATTTCCTACCAGCATTAAATGGAAATTAGCTTCCGATGCCACTGGGGATTGTAAATATGTTGTTTGCAATGCTGATGAGGGTGAACCAGGAACATTCAAGGATCGTGTTTTAATTACTGATTATTCTGACCTTATGCTTGAAGGGGTGACAATTGCCGGAATAGCAATTGGTGCGAAAAACGGGATTATTTACCTACGGGGTGAATACTCTTATCTTCATAAAAATCTTTTAAATACCATTGAGAAGAGGAAAAATGATCAGTTATTAGGGGATAATATACTTGGAAATAAAGGGGTTACGTTTAATGTGGATGTGCGGATTGGATCCGGCGCCTATGTATGCGGTGAGGAGACCGCATTAATTGAATCTTTGGAGGGTCAGCGGGGTGAGCCGAGAAATCGACCTCCATTTCCTGTGAATACCGGCTACAATGGTAATCCCACGATTGTTAATAATGTTGAGACATTTACCATGGTTCCGCATATCCTTGCAAAAGGTCCGGAGTGGTTAAGGAAGGAAGGTACTGAAAAATCACGTGGAATGAAGCTTTTTTCCGTATCTGGCGATTGCAAAGTATCAGGAATATTTGAAATGCCATATGGCGTAACAATAACAGAATTATTAGAAGTTGTTGGTGGTGAAGATGCTAAGGCCGTTCAGGTTGGTGGTGCAGCAGGAAGATGTGTGCCTAGATCAGAATTTGGTCATACGATTGCATTTGAGGACATTCCTACAGGTGGATCGATCATTGTTTTTGGTCCAAATACAGATATGCTCAATGTTGTGAAGAATTTTATAGAGTTTTTTAATGAAGAATCTTGCGGCCAGTGTACGCCTTGTCGAATTGGAAATGCCCGACTTCTAGAGGGTGTTGATATGCTTTTGAAGGGTCAGTGCTCAATAAAGTATTTGAGAGAAATTCAGGGACTTGGCAAGACTATGCAGCTGGCCAGCAAGTGTGGATTGGGTCAAACAGCGCCTAATATTTTTCTTGATATAACGAAACATTTCAAAGATGAGATTCTGGGACGTAAAAAACAGATGTCAGAAGTCAATTAG